A window of the Lactuca sativa cultivar Salinas chromosome 7, Lsat_Salinas_v11, whole genome shotgun sequence genome harbors these coding sequences:
- the LOC111904235 gene encoding serine carboxypeptidase-like 13: MRFLLFLLLLTSSSSLIAFSQTIVKTLPGYPGPLPFKLETGYIGVGEDEAVQLFYYFVESEGNPEEDPLIIWLAGGPGCGTLRAFFYEIGPMQIQYGNYMDNVPALQLDPNSWTKVANVIYLDAPTLTGYSYTKTPEAVRSSDTLSASQTAEFLRKFVKTHPKFLKNPMYVTGISYSGIVIPIITEELYKGNDEGLEPIVNIQGYMGGNPLTDKTGDINSRLEYAYRVALISEELFESTKRSCKGDYAEADSNNLQCMLDIDEVNKRVGDINIQQILDPDCDPATNLVRGGNPIIRRGNRKSLQANPIKMLPERSSFADSFCRGDYYNYATLWANDENVMRALNVREGTVKEWLLCNLDMKYNYGKPSMPSYEFNIQSSIVYHEKLSKRNCRALIFSGDHDMMVPHVGTRNWINSINLTITDSNWDAWYANGQSAGYKTSYAHDNYTLVFATVKGAGHTAPEFKPAECFEMVKRWFAHRPI, translated from the exons ATGAGGTTTCTTCTCTTCCTTCTCCTCTTGACTTCCTCTTCCTCCCTCATCGCTTTCTCTCAGACGATTGTTAAAACCTTACCTGGATACCCTGGTCCACTCCCTTTCAAACTAGAAACTGG GTACATTGGAGTCGGAGAAGATGAAGCTGTGCAGCTGTTTTACTACTTTGTGGAGTCGGAAGGGAACCCGGAGGAGGATCCACTCATTATCTGGCTTGCCGGTGGACCTGGTTGCGGCACCCTTCGTGCTTTCTTTTATGAAATCG GTCCAATGCAAATCCAGTATGGGAATTATATGGATAATGTGCCCGCATTGCAATTAGACCCGAACTCTTGGACAAAG GTGGCCAATGTGATATATCTTGATGCACCAACATTAACCGGATATTCGTATACAAAAACGCCAGAAGCTGTTCGTTCTAGTGATACATTATCAGCATCACAAACCGCTGAATTTCTAAGAAAG TTTGTGAAGACTCAtccaaagtttttaaaaaatCCCATGTATGTAACTGGGATATCTTATTCTGGAATTGTTATTCCGATAATTACCGAGGAGTTGTATAAAG GTAATGATGAAGGACTAGAGCCGATTGTAAACATTCAA GGTTACATGGGTGGAAATCCTTTAACAGACAAAACTGGTGATATAAATTCTAGGCTTGAATACGCTTATCGAGTGGCACTTATATCAGAAGAATTATTTGAG TCAACTAAAAGGAGCTGCAAAGGAGATTATGCAGAAGCTGACTCTAACAATTTGCAATGCATGTTGGATATTGATGAAGTGAACAAA CGTGTTGGAGACATAAACATTCAACAAATCTTGGATCCTGATTGTGATCCAGCAACCAATTTGGTCAGAGGTGGAAACCCAATAATTAGAAGAGGAAATCGTAAATCTCTACAAGCTAATCCAATAAAAATGCTTCCTGAACGATCATCATTCGCAGATTCATTTTGTCGA GGTGACTATTATAACTATGCAACACTTTGGGCCAATGATGAAAATGTTATGAGGGCACTCAACGTACGCGAG GGAACTGTGAAGGAGTGGTTGTTATGTAATTTGGACATGAAGTACAATTATGGTAAACCTTCAATGCCATCATACGAATTCAATATTCAAAGCAGTATTGTCTACCATGAAAAGCTAAGTAAGAGAAACTGTCGAGCTTTGATCTTCAG TGGAGATCATGACATGATGGTTCCACACGTTGGCACTCGTAATTGGATAAATTCTATTAATTTAACAATCACAGATAGTAATTGGGATGCATGGTATGCAAATGGTCAAAGTGCAGGATACAAAACTAGTTATGCTCATGATAACTATACCTTAGTATTTGCCACAGTAAAG GGTGCAGGTCACACAGCTCCAGAGTTCAAGCCTGCGGAATGCTTTGAGATGGTTAAGAGATGGTTTGCTCATAGACCAATCTAA